Genomic DNA from Nitratidesulfovibrio vulgaris str. Hildenborough:
CCACGATGAGGCTTCGCGTCGTGGGGGTCCCGTCCCGGCCCAGGACGGCACAGAGCGGTATCAGCGGGGTGCGGCCCCGTGCCTGCAGGAAGGTGCGGCCCGCCAGCAGCGCGATGTCGAGGGTGCCCGCCTCCAGCCTGTCCACGATGGTCGAGTAGCGGTGTTCCAGTACCAGTTCGAAGCGCCATGGCTGGCGTTCGGCGAGAAAGTCGAGGAACGGCTGGTACTGCTGGTAGATGACCAGCGGGTGATTCAGCGTGATGACGCCGAAGCGGTAGGCGCGGGGCTTCGTGCCCGTTCCATTGACCTGCTGCTGTGTTCCGGCTTCGGGCGGGGGCGTGGCGGCATGCGCCGGGGCTGCGCGAGACGACGCGACCGCGAGGCACAGCGCGATGAGAATCAGGGCAAGGGGGCGGGCCATATGCGACTCCGGCCCGAAGGGGCCAGTGGGCCTTCGGCCCGTCGCGGGCCTAGGCCATGATGGTTATCTTGCAAGGGCTCGAACGGTTGAGGCGTTCGGCGAGATGCGGGGTGGTGAAGTCCATGCCCCAGCTGTGCGGGGGCAGCACTATCTCGTCTGCGCCGTTCTCGGTGGCGGCGGCAAGTACCTCGCGCAGGGGTTCGCCCCATCGCACCCCGAGCAGCGCGTGGACGCCGCTCTTGCGCGCCCGCTCGACGAAACCGCCCAGACGCGCCTCGCATTCGCTCTCGCCCTGCTCGCGCACGTAGTTTAGGAAGGTCTCCTTGTCACTCTGCGTGGCAAGCTGGTCCACCAAGCCATAATGCATGAGGTCGGTATCCACAACATGCAGGGCCATCACGCTGCCGCCTTCGCGGCGGAGGGTGGCGATGACGTGGTCTTCGGCGTGCCGTGCCTCTACGGAACCGTCGCTGCCGAGAAGGATGCGTCGCATGGCGTTCTCCTTGTGTGGTGCCGCCGCCGGAGGGTTCCGGCGGCGGCGTTGTGCTGGCGATGCTGGTGATGCCCAGTGATGCTAGGCGAGGAACTTGGCGAGGGTGATCACGGCGAAACCGAGGAAGACGACGATGGCGTCCTGACGGCGCGACTTGGAGAGGGACTTGAAGAACGACATGGTTATGCTCCTTTAGCTCATGAAGAGGAGGACAGCGGCAAGGGCGAGGGCGGCCTTGAGGCCAGCTACGCCGAAGCCGAACAGGAACCCGTTGAGGCCCGCAGCGCGCAGGTCGGAAAGACGGGTGGTGAGACCGATGCTGGCGAAGCCCAGCAGGAAGGCCCATTCCATGAAGTGCTTGGCCATCTTCACTTCGGGCTTGGTGAGAACGCCCGCCGTGTTGAGGCACACGATGGCGAGGAAGCCCAGGACGAACAGCGGGAACTTGTCGCGGATCATCTGCCACTTGTTGATCTTGGCGACTTCGTTGCCCTGTTCGGCTTCCTGTGCGGCGGCCATGATGGCGAGCATCAGCACCACGAAGGGCAGGAAGACCACGCGGCCGATGTTGTAGATGCCCGCGACGATGCCCGCTTCCTGACTGAAACCGAAGCCCGCGGCCAGCACCTGCGCCGAGTTGACGATGCCGACGCCCGCGAAGGCACCGAACTGCTCGGGGGTGAGGTTGAACACCTTGCCGATGAGCGGGAAGGCGATGAGCGCCAGCAGGCCGAACATGAGCACCACGGCGATGGAGTAGGCCATGTCCTCGTTCTTGGCCTTGACCGCGGGGGCGATGGCGATGGTGGCGGAAACGCCGCACACCGACATGCCCGCCGCGAGACACGCGGCAAGAGGCGTGGACATGCCGACCTTGCGGCACAGCCACATCATGACCAGCGCCGTTCCGAACAGGAACACGGCGATGAACACCAGCGCCTGTGCACCCACTGAGACAAGGCCAGCCAGCGAATAGCTGGAACCCATGATGACGATGCCCGTCTTGGTCATGATGGTCGAGTAGCGCAGCCCCGGCTGGAACACGGCGGGAACGCCCACGGTGTTGCGGATGATGATGCCGAAGATGATGGCGAGGATGAAGTCCTTGAGCGAGAGATAGGTCTTGAACAGCGGATAGGCTTCAAGCTTGGGTGCCACGAAGCTGGCGACGAGGGCCACCGCACAGACCAGCAGCAGGCCGGGAAGGCTCTCCGTCACGGCCCGTGCGAAACTCTGCTGGGCTTCGACAGGCTGGGAGATGACGTTCTGGGACATGGGACACTCCTGAGGGCAAAAGTTTACCTTGCCATGAGCAAATGGAGTGCCATGCCTTTTAGGTGTTCAATCACAGATGGTTACATCTTCGATGTCGTGTTTCTCGTGTGTGTTTG
This window encodes:
- a CDS encoding universal stress protein; translation: MRRILLGSDGSVEARHAEDHVIATLRREGGSVMALHVVDTDLMHYGLVDQLATQSDKETFLNYVREQGESECEARLGGFVERARKSGVHALLGVRWGEPLREVLAAATENGADEIVLPPHSWGMDFTTPHLAERLNRSSPCKITIMA
- a CDS encoding YeiH family protein, which translates into the protein MSQNVISQPVEAQQSFARAVTESLPGLLLVCAVALVASFVAPKLEAYPLFKTYLSLKDFILAIIFGIIIRNTVGVPAVFQPGLRYSTIMTKTGIVIMGSSYSLAGLVSVGAQALVFIAVFLFGTALVMMWLCRKVGMSTPLAACLAAGMSVCGVSATIAIAPAVKAKNEDMAYSIAVVLMFGLLALIAFPLIGKVFNLTPEQFGAFAGVGIVNSAQVLAAGFGFSQEAGIVAGIYNIGRVVFLPFVVLMLAIMAAAQEAEQGNEVAKINKWQMIRDKFPLFVLGFLAIVCLNTAGVLTKPEVKMAKHFMEWAFLLGFASIGLTTRLSDLRAAGLNGFLFGFGVAGLKAALALAAVLLFMS